In Ipomoea triloba cultivar NCNSP0323 chromosome 15, ASM357664v1, one genomic interval encodes:
- the LOC116006121 gene encoding UDP-URONIC ACID TRANSPORTER 1-like yields MVFSISSPSKRQALFICTLILLWYSSNIGVLLLNKFLLSNYGFAFPVFLTMCHMAACAVLSYVSIVFLKVVPFQRIKSRSQFLRISTLSVVFCGSVVGGNISLRFLPVSFNQAVGATTPFFTALFAFLMTRKREAWVTYAALVPVVGGVVIASGGEPSFHWYGFIMCVSATAARAFKSVLQGVLLSSEGEKLNSMNLLLYMSPIAVLVLLPATLVLEPNVIDVTLTLATKHRYLWLLLLVNSSMAYGANLLNFLVTKNTSALTLQVLGNAKGAVAVVISILLFRNPVTFIGIAGYTMTVMGVVGYGEAKRRYK; encoded by the exons ATGGTCTTCTCAATATCCTCGCCGTCCAAAAGGCAGGCCCTCTTCATCTGCACCCTGATCCTCCTATGGTACTCCTCCAACATCGGCGTTCTTCTCCTCAACAAATTCCTCCTCTCCAACTACGGCTTCGCCTTCCCCGTTTTCCTCACCATGTGCCACATGGCCGCCTGCGCCGTCCTCAGCTACGTCTCCATTGTGTTCCTCAAAGTGGTGCCGTTCCAGCGGATCAAATCCCGCTCCCAGTTCCTCCGCATCTCCACGCTCAGCGTCGTTTTTTGCGGCTCCGTCGTCGGCGGGAATATCTCGCTTCGTTTCCTCCCCGTCTCGTTTAATCAGGCCGTCGGCGCCACCACGCCCTTCTTCACCGCATTGTTCGCCTTCCTCATGACCCGCAAGCGGGAGGCTTGGGTTACCTATGCCGCCCTCGTCCCCGTCGTCGGCGGCGTTGTCATTGCCAGTGGG GGTGAACCGAGCTTCCACTGGTATGGATTTATCATGTGTGTAAGTGCAACTGCCGCAAGAGCTTTCAAGTCTGTTCTTCAGGGCGTTCTCCTATCCTCAGAAGG GGAAAAGCTCAACTCCATGAATCTGCTTCTTTATATGTCACCAATCGCTGTTCTGGTTCTACTGCCAGCAACACTTGTACTGGAGCCCAACGTCATTGATGTCACTCTAACCCTTGCAACAAAACATAGATATTTGTGGCTGCTTCTTTTGGTTAATTCCTCGATGGCCTATGGAGCCAACTTGTTAAACTTTTTGGTGACTAAGAATACAAGTGCCTTGACTCTCCAG GTATTAGGCAATGCAAAGGGTGCTGTAGCTGTTGTTATCTCAATACTTCTTTTCCGCAACCCCGTAACTTTTATAGGAATTGCTGGCTATACAATGACAGTTATGGGGGTTGTTGGATATGGAGAAGCCAAGAGGAGGTACAAATGA
- the LOC116006687 gene encoding nuclear pore complex protein NUP93A — MANDTDMSGWSGLLHSSSKLLEQTAPSAQFPPLQRNLDQLEALSKKLKAKTLRAEAPSQSIAATRLLAREGINAEQLANDLKSFELKTTFEDVFPAEATTVEDYLQQIHEMAMVSAVQEAQKDNLKNFNDYMMTVLEEDWQKEKRNFLQSLSRISTLPRANISESSPGSARQRPIASLTYSPQVSSGPSSMELVPLADKSILEKKADAYREVVKNLNTARERGLPFKPATAFKHAYEGLGLDTSGGKSVSMQKIWHLVLALMGEDATKHNVSRKISLVMGARHHLELGHEKFMMDTIQSHPAQAALGGAVGNLQRIHAFLRIRLRDYGVLDFDATDAFRQPPVDTTWQQIYFCLRTGYYDEAREVALQSRASQQFAPLLREWIANGGLVSAETAAAASEECEKMLRLGDRIGRASYDKKKLLLYAIVSGSRRQVDRLLRELPTLFNTIEDFLWFTLSVVRESPGRSDVLNEGLSPYSLEDLQAYLNKFEPSHYTKNGKDPLVYPYVLLLSIQLLPAVLYLSKDMGNEGYNVDAVHISVVLADYGVLSEAGQKVGIMDAFAEASSIIRQYGSLYLRHGDLASALEYYVQAAAAVGGGQLSWTGRANVDQQRQRNVMLKQLLIELLLRDGGIYLLLGSRGDGDEGQLGIFFTDGKTRQSFLLEAARQCQDAGLFDKCIEIQKRVGAFSAALDTTNKCLSDAICALSRGRLDGESQVSALIYSGNEILETFKYYPDISPQEREKVLEQQTVLRQLEAVLSIHNLARLGNHLDALKEVAKLPFLPLDPRTPGFATDVFQNLSPYVQACVPDLLKVALHCLDNVRDTDGSLRALREKIANFLANNLGRNWPRDLYEKVAQHI, encoded by the exons ATGGCGAACGACACAGACATGAGTGGCTGGAGTGGACTTCTACACTCTTCCTCTAAGCTTCTCGAACAAACCGCCCCTTCTGCTCAGTTCCCTCCTCTTCAG AGGAATTTGGATCAGCTGGAAGCGTTGTCGAAAAAGTTGAAGGCTAAAACCCTAAGAGCGGAAGCTCCTTCTCAATCAATTGCAGCCACAAg GTTACTGGCTCGTGAGGGAATCAATGCTGAGCAGCTTGCTAATGATCTCAAATCTTTTGAGTTGAAG ACAACATTTGAAGATGTTTTTCCTGCTGAGGCAACTACTGTTGAAGATTATCTGCAACAG ATCCATGAAATGGCAATGGTCTCTGCTGTACAAGAAGCTCAGAAGGATAACCTTAAAAATTTCAATGACTACATGATGACAGTCTTGGAG GAGGATTGGcagaaggaaaaaagaaacttCCTTCAGAGTCTGAGTCGGATTTCAACATTGCCTAGAGCAAATATCAGTGAATCAAGTCCTGGGAGTGCTCGCCAGCGTCCAATAGCATCTTTGACTTACAGTCCTCAGGTGTCTTCTGGACCATCTAGCATGGAGCTAGTACCTTTAGCTGATAAGTCCATTCTTGAGAAAAAAGCTGATGCGTATAGGGAAGTTGTCAAGAACCTCAACACTGCAAGAGAGCGTGGGCTACCCTTTAAA CCTGCTACAGCTTTTAAACATGCATATGAAGGTTTGGGTCTTGATACATCTGGTGGGAAGTCTGTAAGCATGCAGAAGATATGGCATCTTGTTCTG GCATTGATGGGCGAAGATGCAACTAAACATAATGTTTCAAGAAAAATTTCCTTGGTGATGGGAGCCAGACACCACCTTGAATTGGGACATGAAAAATTTATGATGGATACTATTCAAAGCCATCCTGCACAG GCTGCTCTTGGTGGAGCTGTCGGTAATTTGCAGCGAATTCATGCCTTTCTCAGG ATCCGTTTAAGAGATTATGGGGTTCTTGATTTTGATGCAACTGATGCTTTTAGGCAGCCTCCTGTTGATACCACCTGGCAGCAG atatatttTTGCTTGAGGACTGGATATTATGATGAAGCAAGAGAGGTTGCTCTACAATCTCGTGCATCACAGCAGTTTGCTCCTTTG CTGAGAGAGTGGATTGCAAATGGAGGTCTGGTATCGGCAGAGACTGCGGCTGCTGCTTCAGAAGAATGTGAAAAAATGTTAAGGTTGGGTGATCGAATAGGTCGGGCTTCATATGATAAGAAAAAATTGCTGCTATATGCAATAGTGTCTGGTTCACGTAGGCAGGTAGACCGGCTGCTTAGAGAACTGCCTACACTTTTCAATACTATAGAGGATTTCTTGTGGTTCACTTTATCTGTTGTACGTGAGAGTCCTGGCAGATCCGATGTCCTGAATGAGGGGTTGTCACCTTATAGTTTGGAAGATTTGCAAGCTTATTTAAATAAGTTTGAGCCTTCACATTATACTAAGAATGGAAAGGATCCTCTGGTTTACCCGTATGTTTTGCTTCTTAGTATCCAACTGCTTCCAGCAGTCCTGTATTTATCGAAAGATATGGGAAATGAAGGATACAATGTGGATGCTGTCCATATTTCTGTTGTGTTGGCAGATTATGGGGTCCTTTCTGAAGCAGGGCAAAAGGTTGGGATTATGGATGCTTTTGCTGAAGCCTCTAGCATAATTAGGCAATATGGATCTTTATATCTGCGCCATGGTGACCTGGCATCGGCATTGGAATATTATGTGCAAGCTGCTGCAGCAGTTGGTGGTGGGCAGCTGTCATGGACTGGAAGAGCTAATGTGGATCAGCAAAGGCAGAGAAATGTGATGTTGAAGCAACTCCTCATAGAACTTTTACTGCGTGATGGTGGTATCTACCTTCTACTTGGGTCCAGAGGTGACGGTGATGAAGGTCAGCTTGGAATATTTTTCACAGATGGAAAGACTAGACAATCCTTTCTACTTGAAGCTGCTCGTCAGTGTCAGGATGCTGGACTTTTTGACAAA TGTATAGAGATTCAGAAGAGAGTGGGTGCATTTTCAGCAGCATTAGATACAACAAATAAGTGCTTATCTGATGCAATATGTGCTCTATCACGTGGAAGGTTGGATGGGGAGAGCCAGGTTTCTGCACTCATTTATTCTGGAAATGAGATTTTGGAGACATTCAAGTATTATCCTGATATCAG TCctcaagagagagaaaaggttTTGGAGCAGCAAACTGTGTTGAGACAGCTTGAGGCAGTCCTGTCCATTCATAATTTAGCAAGACTTGGAAACCATTTGGATGCTTTGAAGGAAGTAGCAAAACTACCATTTCTTCCTTTGGATCCAAGGACACCGGGTTTTGCCACTGATGTCTTCCAAAATTTGTCTCCCTATGTCCAAGCATGTGTTCCGGACCTTCTGAAGGTTGCTCTTCACTGCCTAGACAATGTTAGAGATACAGATGGATCATTGCGAGCTTTAAGGGAGAAG ATAGCGAACTTTCTTGCCAATAACTTGGGTAGGAACTGGCCTCGTGATCTATATGAAaaggttgctcaacatatatgA
- the LOC116007129 gene encoding mitochondrial acidic protein mam33, whose amino-acid sequence MTRVTTVLRRARKAIQDFDLLKALQSEINHELSNPAPFQNEERGSLGDFSIDWDSPNSQDVLLRRRFESGEEVALSAILGADAGTEDRLPREALVKVCIKKPGSSSILQFDCRGFGDYRVPNFEIDNAYYIASTSGLDSSAYKGPSFSSLDPTLQTEFLRYLQARGIEENLISFLVLHLHKKEQGQYVNWLHRLQAMAAQDE is encoded by the exons ATGACAAGAGTGACGACTGTGCTGCGCAGAGCTCGTAAGGCCATTCAAGACTTCGATTTGCTAAAAGCTTTGCAATCCGAAatcaaccacgagctctccaACCCCGCACCCTTCCAG AATGAGGAACGCGGTAGCCTGGGAGATTTCTCAATTGATTGGGATTCACCAAATTCCCAAGATGTGCTTTTGAGGAGGAGATTTGAGTCGGGTGAGGAAGTTGCTCTTTCAGCTATCTTAGGTGCAGATGCTGGTACAGAAGATAGGTTACCCAGAGAAGCTTTGGTTAAAGTGTGCATAAAAAAGCCTGGCTCGAGTTCCATCCTGCAGTTTGATTGTAGAGGGTTCGGTGATTACAGGGTACCAAACTTTGAAATTGATAATGCATATTACATCGCATCAACTTCAGGCCTGGATTCTTCAGCTTATAAAGGTCCTTCGTTCAG TTCTTTGGACCCTACACTGCAAACTGAGTTCCTCCGGTACCTACAAGCTAGGGGAATCGAGGAAAACTTAATTAGCTTTCTCGTTCTACACCTACACAAGAAGGAGCAAGGTCAATACGTCAACTGGCTGCACAGATTGCAGGCGATGGCAGCACAAGACGAATGA